A single genomic interval of halophilic archaeon DL31 harbors:
- a CDS encoding hypothetical protein (KEGG: htu:Htur_3992 hypothetical protein), with the protein MADDKNGREKQADDADKRQRKRDVAAELDRGDEPEPPVDSSALAYFDSELESLEFPVTASEVVAVIGDREIESDTESYTVEELVPEVESVTFDSPSAVRTRVQRPTVAVAMKRVLEAAETLPNTELRQSQHDAYEKTFLELKAVDADDDDEGILAITDWIVEQISEKESVPGSRAVRRQAAKFCRTNGYEIGNDEWLGI; encoded by the coding sequence ATGGCAGACGACAAAAATGGCCGAGAGAAGCAAGCGGACGACGCCGACAAACGCCAGCGAAAGCGTGACGTTGCCGCAGAACTGGACCGCGGGGACGAACCAGAACCGCCGGTTGACTCCTCAGCCCTCGCCTATTTCGATTCGGAACTCGAATCGCTGGAGTTCCCGGTAACGGCGTCGGAGGTCGTCGCGGTGATCGGCGACCGAGAGATCGAATCAGATACCGAGAGCTACACTGTCGAGGAACTCGTTCCGGAGGTAGAGTCGGTGACGTTCGACTCCCCGTCTGCCGTCCGAACGCGAGTACAACGGCCGACTGTCGCGGTGGCGATGAAGCGGGTCCTCGAAGCCGCCGAGACGCTCCCGAACACAGAGCTCCGTCAGTCACAGCACGACGCCTACGAGAAGACGTTTCTGGAACTCAAAGCGGTCGACGCCGATGACGATGATGAGGGAATCCTGGCAATCACCGACTGGATTGTCGAGCAAATCAGCGAGAAAGAATCAGTCCCGGGTTCCCGGGCGGTACGCCGGCAAGCGGCGAAGTTTTGCCGGACAAACGGGTACGAGATCGGGAACGACGAGTGGCTTGGCATATAG